TGATGCTGCGCGCGGGCATGATCCGCCAGGAGGCCGCCGGCATCTACGCCTGGCTGCCGCTGGGCCTGAGGGTGCTGAACCGCGTCGCCGACATCATCCGGGCCGAGCAGGACCGCTCCGGCGCAATCGAGCTCCTGATGCCGACGATACAGTCGGCGGATCTCTGGCGCGAATCCGGCCGCTACGACGCGTACGGCAAGGAGATGCTGCGCATCAAGGACCGGCACGAGCGCGACATGCTGTTCGGGCCGACCAACGAGGAGATGATCACGGCGATCTTCCGCTCGGCGGTGCGCTCCTACAAGGACCTGCCGAAGAACCTCTACCACATCCAGTGGAAGTTCCGCGACGAGGTGCGGCCGCGCTTCGGCACGATGCGCTCGCGCGAGTTCCTGATGAAGGACGCCTACTCGTTCGACCTCGACCAGGCGAGCGCGCGGCACTCCTACAACAAGATGTTCGTGGCCTACCTCCGCACCTTCGCGCGGCTCGGCCTCAAGGCGATCCCGATGCGGGCCGAGACCGGGCCGATCGGCGGCGACCTCTCCCACGAATTCATCATCCTGGCCCAGACCGGCGAGAGCGAGGTCTTCTGCGACCGCGCCTATCTCGACTTCCCGACCCCCGAGGCCGGCATCGACTTCGACGACGTCGCGGGCCTCCAGGCGACCGTCGACCACTGGACCTCGCGCTACGCCGCCACCTCCGAGATGCACGACGCGGCCGCCTTCGCGGAGGTGCCGGCCCCTGAGCAGATGGCCGCCCGCGGCATCGAGGTCGGTCACATCTTCTATTTCGGCACCAAGTACTCGGAGCCGATGGGCGCGAAGGTCACCGGTCCGGACGGGCAGGAGCGCCCGGTCCATATGGGTTCCTACGGCATCGGCCCGAGCCGGCTGGTGGCGGCGATCATCGAGGCGGGCCACGACGAGGCCGGCATCGTGTGGCCGGACGCGGTGGCGCCGTTCGACGTCGCGCTCCTCAACCTCAAGGTCGGGGACGCCGCGACCGACGCGGCCTGCGCCAAGCTCCAGGGCGAGCTCGAGGCCGCCGGCCTCACCGTACTCTACGACGACCGCGACGAGCGGCCCGGCGGAAAGTTCGCCACCGCCGACCTGATCGGCCTGCCCTGGCAGGTCATCGTCGGGCCGAAGGGCCTGGCCGACGGCAAGGTCGAGGTGAAGCGCCGCGCCACCGGCGCCCGCGAGACCGTGGCGCCCGACGCCGTGCCGGCGTATCTCCGCCAGAACCGGACGGCCTGAACCGATGCCGCTTGCCGCGATCCGCGAGCGCCTGCCGAAATTCGGCGGGCGTCGCCACGGCGGGGGCGGCACCCTGCCGTTCGCGCCCTTCGAGTGGACGATCGCCGGGCGCTACCTGCGCACCCGGCGCAAGGAGGGCTTCGTCTCGGTCATCGCCCTGTTCTCGTTCCTCGGCATCATGCTGGGCGTCGCCACCCTCATCATCGTGCTCTCGGTGATGAACGGCTTCCGCAAGGAGCTCTTGAGCAAGATCGTCGGCATCAACGGCCACATCTTCGTCGCGCCGATCGACCGGCCGCTCACCGACTTCGCCGACCTGTCGGACCGGCTCGGCAAGGTCGCGGGCGTCCACCTCGCCCTGCCGATGGTCGAGGGCCAGGCCTTCGCCTCGTCGCAGTTCGGCGGCTCGGGCGTGCTGGTGCGCGGCGTGCGCGCCGACGACCTGAAGAAGATCCCGTCGGTGGCCAACACCATCCGGGGCGGCACGCTGGAGAATTTCGACGCCGGCGGCGGCGTCGCCATCGGCAAGCGGCTCGCCGAATCCCTCGGGCTCCAGGCCGGCGACACGATCACGCTGGCGACGCCGAAGGGCGCCACGACGCCGTTCGGCACCGCGCCGCGGATCAAGAGCTACAACGTCGCGGCGGTGTTCGAGGTCGGCATGTCCGAGTTCGACGGCACCTTCGTGTACATGCCGCTCTCCGAGGCGCAGGCCTTCTTCAACCGCGACGGCGACGTCTCGGTGATCGAGATCTTCCTCGACAACGCCGATTCGGTCGGGGAGGCGCGGGGAGAACTGGAGCTGGCCGCCGAGCGCCCGGTGCTGATCACCGACTGGCGCCAGCGCAACCGCACCTTCTTCTCCGCCCTGGAGGTGGAGCGCAACGTGATGTTCATCATCCTCACGCTGATCGTGCTGGTGGCGGCGCTCAACATCGTCTCCGGCCTGATCATGCTGGTGAAGGACAAGTCGAGCGACATCGCGATCCTGCGCACCATGGGGGCGACGCGGGGCGCGATCATGCGGGTGTTCCTGATCACCGGCGCCTCGATCGGCATCCTCGGGACGCTCGCGGGCTTCGTCCTCGGGCTGGTGTTCTCGGCCAACCTCACGGTGATCCAGCGCACGCTGTTCCCCGGCGCCTGGGACCCGACGGTGCGCTTCCTGTCGGAAATCCCGTCCGAGACCAACGCGAGCGAGGTCGTGGCCGTCGTCCTGATGTCGATGGTGCTGTCGCTCCTCGCGACGCTCTACCCCTCGTGGCGCGCCGCCCGGCTCGACCCGGTGCAGGCCCTGCGCTACGGCTGATCCCTCGGGCGTTGCCCGCCCGACCCCGTACCCGAGTACCGATCGGATGAAGTTGCCCGTCTCTCCCGCACAGCCCGCCCCGCGCATCCCCGCGACGGGCGCCTGACACCGATGGACGCCACCCCGCAGCAGCCGGTCCCGGCGCTCTTCCTCGCCCAGGTCGAGCGCCGCTACGCCCAAGGGACCGGCTCCCTCGAGATCCTCCGCGGCGCCGACCTCGCGATCTGGCCCGGCGAGATCGTCGCCCTCGTGGCGCCCTCCGGCACCGGCAAGTCGACCCTGCTCCACGTCGCCGGCCTGCTCGAGCGGCCCGATGCCGGCGAGGTCTATATCGGCGGCCAGCCGAGCGCCCGCATGGACGACGCCGCCCGCACCCGGATGCGGCGCGAGGAGATGGGCTTCGTCTACCAGTCGCACCACCTTCTGCCCGAGTTCTCGGCGCTGGAGAACGTGGTGCTGCCCCAGCTCATCCGCGGTCTCTCCGCGAAGGAGGCGCGCTCGCGCGCCGGCGAGCTCCTGACCTTCCTCGGCCTCAAGGAGCGGCTCTCGCACCGGCCGGCGGAGCTGTCGGGCGGCGAGCAGCAGCGCGTCGCCATCGCCCGGGCGCTCGCCAACGGCCCGCGGCTGCTGCTCGCCGACGAGCCGACCGGCAACCTCGACCCGCAGACCGCCGGCCACGTCTTCGCGATCCTGGTCTCGCTGGTGCGCGCCTCGGGCGTGGCGGCCCTGATCGCCACCCACAACCTGGACTTGGCCGCCCGGATGGACCGGCGCGTGACGATCCAGAACGGGCTCATCGTCCAGCTCGCCTGACCCGGTCGCCGCCGGCGCGCCGGGCGCTACATGTGGTGCCGCGGCCGGGCTCGGGGATCCGAGGCACCCAAAATACCCCGCACATAAGACTTTTGGACGGCACCCCCGTTCAGCTTGCGTTGGGCCGGGGAATGGTCCAACCCGGCGGGAACGTCAGGCGGCAGCCGCTACGAACGGACGAGTGACATGGCCGGAAGTGACATGGCGAAGTGGGTCTACACCTTCGGCGACGGCAAGGCCGAGGGCAAGTCGGCGATGCGCGACCTGCTCGGCGGCAAGGGCGCGAACCTCGCCGAGATGTCGAATCTCGGCCTCCCCGTGCCGCCGGGCTTCACCATCACCACCGAGGTCTGCACCTACTACTACGATCACGGCCGGCAATACCCGCCGGAGCTTCAGGACCAGGTCGCGGCCGCGCTCGAGGCCGTCGGGTCTTTGACCGGTCGCCGCTTCGGCGATGCCGAGTCGCCGCTCCTCGTGTCGGTGCGCTCGGGCGCCCGGGCCTCGATGCCCGGCATGATGGACACGGTGCTGAATCTCGGCCTCAACGACACCACCGTCGAGGCGCTCGCCCGCGGCGCCGGCGACGCGCGCTTCGCCTATGACAGCTACCGCCGCTTCATCAC
The sequence above is drawn from the Methylobacterium terrae genome and encodes:
- the proS gene encoding proline--tRNA ligase; the protein is MRLSRYFLPILRETPKEAEIVSHRLMLRAGMIRQEAAGIYAWLPLGLRVLNRVADIIRAEQDRSGAIELLMPTIQSADLWRESGRYDAYGKEMLRIKDRHERDMLFGPTNEEMITAIFRSAVRSYKDLPKNLYHIQWKFRDEVRPRFGTMRSREFLMKDAYSFDLDQASARHSYNKMFVAYLRTFARLGLKAIPMRAETGPIGGDLSHEFIILAQTGESEVFCDRAYLDFPTPEAGIDFDDVAGLQATVDHWTSRYAATSEMHDAAAFAEVPAPEQMAARGIEVGHIFYFGTKYSEPMGAKVTGPDGQERPVHMGSYGIGPSRLVAAIIEAGHDEAGIVWPDAVAPFDVALLNLKVGDAATDAACAKLQGELEAAGLTVLYDDRDERPGGKFATADLIGLPWQVIVGPKGLADGKVEVKRRATGARETVAPDAVPAYLRQNRTA
- a CDS encoding lipoprotein-releasing ABC transporter permease subunit, yielding MPLAAIRERLPKFGGRRHGGGGTLPFAPFEWTIAGRYLRTRRKEGFVSVIALFSFLGIMLGVATLIIVLSVMNGFRKELLSKIVGINGHIFVAPIDRPLTDFADLSDRLGKVAGVHLALPMVEGQAFASSQFGGSGVLVRGVRADDLKKIPSVANTIRGGTLENFDAGGGVAIGKRLAESLGLQAGDTITLATPKGATTPFGTAPRIKSYNVAAVFEVGMSEFDGTFVYMPLSEAQAFFNRDGDVSVIEIFLDNADSVGEARGELELAAERPVLITDWRQRNRTFFSALEVERNVMFIILTLIVLVAALNIVSGLIMLVKDKSSDIAILRTMGATRGAIMRVFLITGASIGILGTLAGFVLGLVFSANLTVIQRTLFPGAWDPTVRFLSEIPSETNASEVVAVVLMSMVLSLLATLYPSWRAARLDPVQALRYG
- a CDS encoding ABC transporter ATP-binding protein is translated as MDATPQQPVPALFLAQVERRYAQGTGSLEILRGADLAIWPGEIVALVAPSGTGKSTLLHVAGLLERPDAGEVYIGGQPSARMDDAARTRMRREEMGFVYQSHHLLPEFSALENVVLPQLIRGLSAKEARSRAGELLTFLGLKERLSHRPAELSGGEQQRVAIARALANGPRLLLADEPTGNLDPQTAGHVFAILVSLVRASGVAALIATHNLDLAARMDRRVTIQNGLIVQLA